The Proteiniphilum propionicum genome contains the following window.
CAATCCGTATGCCGATAAAAAATATACCGATATGCTGGGCACGGCCAATACCGATTGGCAGAAAGAGATTTACCGCACGGCCTTTACTACGGACAACAACCTGAACATAAGCGGCACCGCGGGAAAATCATTCCCTTACCGCGTTTCGGTCGGCTTCCTGAGCCAGGACGGCACCTTGAAAACCGACAATGTGAAACGTACCACGGCAGGATTAAATCTTAATCCTTCGTTACTTGACGATCACCTGAAAGTCAACCTGAACCTGAAAGGCACATACTCGCACTCCCGCTTTGCTGACGGGGGTGCCATTGGAAACGCCTTGCGCATGGATCCCACCAAACCCGTTACGGCCGACGGATTTAACGAGCTCAACGGATACTGGGCATGGATGTATCCGTCGGGAGATTTAAATACGATGGCCACCCGAAACCCGGTGGCTTTGCTATATGGGAAAGACGATCAAGGCGATGTGGTTCGCAGCCTGGGAAACATTCAATTGGATTACAAGCTGCACTTCCTTCCCGATTTACATGTCAATGTGAACATGGGTTATGATATTTCCAGAGGTAAAGGAGATGTGATTACACAGCCATGGTCACCCGCCTTCTATACGAAAGGGCAGCCAAGCGGCGAGCGTTCAAAGTATAAGCAGGAAAACAGGAATTTACTGTTTGAAGCTTATCTCAACTACGCCAAGCAACTAAATTTCGCCAACCGGCTGGAACTTATGGGCGGATACAGTTATCAGGACTGGCTGACAACCAACCACAACTATCCGGTCTATTACTTCGACGGGACGACCGAAAAAACAAGACCCACCTTTGAAACGGACAAACCGCAGCATACGCTGATTTCGTTTTATGCCCGCGCCAACTATAACCTGCTGGACAAATATATGCTTACCGCAACAGTCCGAAGAGACGGCTCTTCCAGGTTCAGTAAAGATAATCGCTGGGGAACGTTCCCATCACTAGCATTTGCCTGGAGAATTAATGAGGAAGGATTCTTGAGAGATGTGGATACACTCTCCAACCTGAAACTTCGTTTGGGATGGGGGCTTACCGGGCAGCAAGAGATCGGGAATTACGAATATCTGGCAAAATACAGCTATTCCGAAAATACCGCACGTGTTCAGTTAGGGGACAAGTTTTACAACATGTACCGCCCCGACGGTTACGATTCAAAACGCCGCTGGGAGTCGACAACCACTTCCAATATTGGGTTGGATTTCGGATTCATCAACAACCGCATCAACGGAAGCATCGACTTTTACAATAAGAACACCAAAGACCTGTTGAACGACACGCCGCTGGCCATGGGAGGTAATTTTATCAACAGCATCGTACAGAACATAGGAAAAATGAACAACAAAGGGGTGGAAACGAACATCAACTTCGTGGCCGTTGACAACCGGGAGATACGTTGGGATTTAGGACTCAATTTTACTTATAACAAATCCGAAATTACACAGTTGACGCTGAATGATGAAAATCCCGATTACGTAGGTGCCATTTTCGGAGATCTTTCGGGAGGTTCCGGAAATCAGGCAATGATACACTCCGTGGGATACAGGCCGAGCATGTTTTATGTTTACAAACAGCTTTATACCCCTGAAGGGAAACCTATTGATTACGGGTATGCCGACCTCAACGGCGACGGTGTGATCAACGACAAGGACCGGTATCACTTCCACTCCTCCTCGCCCGATTACTATATGGGTTTCAACACCTCGTTCACCTATAAACAATGGACGGCGGCCACTTCGCTTCGCGCCAGCGTGGGAAACTATATTTTTAACAACACGAACTTCGACTTGGGAACGTTAGGGCAGGTATTAAACCCCAACAGTTTCTTGATGAACAGCTCCACCGACCTTAAAAATACTTTGTTCCATATACAACAAATGGTGTCGGACTATTTTGTGGAAAATGCCTCTTTCTTAAAGATGGATTATATCCAGCTGGGGTATGATTTCGGAAAAATTGCCAACGGCGTCGGATTACGCTTGAACGGTACGGTACAGAATGTATTTACCTGGACAAAATATACCGGTATCGACCCGGAAATTCAGGGAGGCATCGACAACAACTTTTATCCCAACGCCAGGACATTCACGCTGGGTTTGAATCTTAACTTTTAATGGACTAAATAGTATGAAAAAGAATATTATATATATTATAACGGTTGTTGCCATAGCGCTAACATCCTGCTTCGACGACCTGGACAGGTTCCCGGCAAATGACACAACCTCCGAGGTGGTCTATTCCACTTTCGACGGCACCAAAGAAGCCCTCGCCAAAATATATGGCGCTTATACTTTGTCGGGTCAGGTAGGGCCGGGCGGGAAACCCGACATCGTAGGCCTGCGGGAAGACCAGAATGCCGATTTCCTGCGTAACTGGTTCAACCATCAGGAAACGCCCACCGATGAAGCGCATTGCCGCTGGAATGATGCGGGTATCCCTGAACTGAACTATATCAAATTCACCCCCACCGCCTCGTTCACAATCGGTTTATACGACAAGTGCATCTTACAAGTGATGTACGCCAACGATTTTCTTCGAAACACCGATGGAAGAGACTACGGCGCACAACAGGACGAAGTCAACTACTTCCGCGGAGAAGCCCGTTTCTTGAGGGCATTTGCCTATTGGGTATTGATAGACAACTTCGGCAATCCTCCCTTTGTGACCGAGAAAGATGATTTAGGCATTTTGCCCGATCAGATACAGCGTGCCGACCTCTTTAAGTATATCGAGGACGAGCTGTTGGACTTGGCCAATAATCAAGGAGTAAAAGAGGCACGCGCCAACGAATACGGACGAGCCGACATGGGCGCCGTCTGGGCGCTCCTGGCCCGCATCTACCTCAACGCCGAGGTTTATACCGGCACGGCCCGGTGGACGGAAGCCATCACCTACAGCAAAAAAGTGATTGACGCCGGATATGACCTGCATAAGAACTACGAACATCTGTTCCTGGCCGATAACAACGTGAACAATCCCGAAATGATTCTTCCCATTGCCTACGACGGTCAAAGCAGCCGGGTAAATGGGGGTGTCACGTTCCTGATCAATGGCGGATCAAGAGACGAATATCAAGTCAAATATGCTGACAAACTCATCCATTACGGGATATTTAGCAACGCCAACTGGAACGGATACATGGTTCGCAAGCAGTTTATCGATAAATTCGATGAGGGAGACAAGCGTTTTCTCTTTGTGGGAGAGAATCCCTCGTTGGGTAGCGATCCGAGTGACAAGGACAACGGATTACAAACCTACAAATACCGGAACATTACTTCGGCATCGACGAAAGACAAACCAGTTTACGGATCGGACATCACATTCGCCGACAATGATTTCCCGCTTTTCCGTCTGGCAGAGCAATACCTGATTTACGCCGAAGCGGTGGTCCGCGGCGGAACGGGCGGCTCGATGGATTTAGCGGTAGAATATTTCAACAAACTGCGCGAACGGGCTTTCGGCAACCAAAGCAAAAATGTGGCAAACCTGACGGCGCAGGACATACTGGACGAACGTGCCCGCGAACTTTACTGGGAATGTTTCCGTCGTACAGACCTGATCCGATACAACCAGTTTACCTCCTCGGCGTACATCTGGGAATGGAAAGGAGGCGTGAAAGAAGGACGTGCCGTGAGCGACCACTACAACCTGTTCCCGCTGCCGTCGCAAGACCTGCTGGCCAATCCCAAGCTGAAACAAAACGACAAATACTAATAAGGAGACAATATAATGAAAAAATTAAATTTATTTATAATTCTCATTGTAACGGTACTACTCTTCTCCTGTGAAAAGGAACAGGATATGTATCGGGTGCTGCCCGCGGAACAAGCTGGAAAACCGGTGCTGGCGGCGCATGATGACATCGTCATCAAGTTGGATAACCTGGAGAGCACAACCACATTTAAATGGAAAAAAGCCGATTTAGGCGTACCTGCTGCACCTGAATACACGCTCTATGTGAAAACAGGGGAAGATAAAGATGCTCAAAGGGTTTCTTCCGCATTTGCCGACTCGCTTGACGTTAAATTGGAAGATTTGAACAAACTGCTGATTGCCGCGGGCTTGGAGCCGGGCAAAGCCGCAGATGTCAATTTTTTCGTGGAGGCCTCTCTTTATTCAGAATATAAAGTAACTTCCGAGCTCATTAAGTTAAAAGTAACTCCATTCAAACCTGTCTATCCCGATGCTGTATATATGATCGGTCAGGCTTTTGGTGGATGGGACTGGGGCAATCCGAAGATAGTAGAAATGACACCGGTAAACGGTCATGCGGGTAAATTCTGGGCGGTACGGCATTTCGCCAACCCTGGTGACGGTTTCAAGTGGAACACAAAGAAAGACTGGGGAGGAGACTTCTTCTCATTGGGTAAAGATGTCGGCTTTACAACTGAAGGAGGCAATGCGTTTGTTTCAGAAGCAGGATTCTATATTGTGCTCATCGATTACACTATCAACACCATTACCATCGAACCGGCGCAGGTTTACGGTATGGGCGATTGCTTTGGCGGATGGAATACGGGCAAATATCCGTTTACTGCCGATGGCAATGAAATGAAAATTACAACCGCTAATAGCGGCGATTTGAGAATATATGCTAATTCTTCGGCGGCAGGTGTAGGTGGCGATTGGTGGCGTATGGAGTTCATCCTACGCGATGGGAAAATCGAATACCGCGGCAACGGCGACGACCAGGAACCGCGCGTGAACGTGGGTGCCGGGAAAACGGTAACACTCGATTTCAATAGCGGAACGGGAACCGTCAATTAAATTTAACCGCATCAAGGTCGGGGTAAAATGAGATATTCGGATTATCCCGACCTCTTTGATTCTCCCAAAATACAAACAATAAAACTAATTCTATGAAGTATTTAAAAGTAAAACGCATATTCCTGTTCTCTTTATTTTTCAGTATTCTGTTCATATCTTCAAACGCCTGTTCTGACGATAAGATCATATCCGATGGATTTGACAAGGCAAACATGGGGACAAGTGAAATACGTTCAACGCAGAACTCCACCCTCAACGATGTCCTGATGCAAGCCTTCTATTGGGACGTACCGGTTGATGAAATAAACAAGAACGGGAATTGGTGGAATACGCTCAAAAACCAGGCAAACGATCTGAAAAACAGTGGGATTTCCGGAATATGGGTTCCAAGTCCCTCAAAAGGAAATTGGGGAATTATAGATAACGGCTACGGCATTTACGACCATTACGATTTGGGGAACTACTACCAAAGGGAAACCACAGAAACCCGTTTCGGCAGCCGTTCGGAACTGGAGCAGATGATTGCCGCGATGCATGAGGGCCCTAAAATTGAGGTGTATGCGGATGTCGTATTAAACCATATATATTCGAACGACACCAATGAGGAAGTAAATCCCGCCGTTAAAGCCTATGTTTTTGGAGAAGCGCACGAAGAACAACACAAGCCCTATCCCGCCGACGAAATCCGCTGGGTTATCCCCGACGCAACGCCCGGAGATTATTATATCCAAATAAAAGGATACGGCTTACCGTGGAACTCTTCCGTTACTGAAAGGGGATATGACGTCATGATCAGATGGGACAACAGCCCTGTAACGGAAAGCAATCAATGGGAAAACGAACCGAACAACGGAAACGGCAGCTACAATATTTTTCCCGGTTCGGGTAAAATAGTAAGGGCACATATAGGACATTCGTCCGATATTGACGAATATAAAATAACCGTCCCTTCTGCACACGAAATCGAAATTCGTTTGACGGCCAAAAGGGAAACAGGAAATCCGATGCAATGGGTAAATGCCGGTTCCATGTCAGGATACTATCCTGCGGCTGTTTGGCATAATGGAAATAACCTCGCCTCCTCAACTCTTCAAGCAAAAACCAACACACACATATCCTATGTAAACCATACGGGCACTGGAGAACCAAATTATGCCTGGCATTACAATCATTTTCATCCGGCAGATGCAAATGACTGGCTGGGAGGTTACGGCTCCGATGAGATTATTACCAACACCAAATTCTTCGGAAACGACTTGAATACATTTGACCCGGTTGTTGCATCCCGATTAAAGGATTGGGGGGTATGGCTGGTCAATACGGTGGGGTTCGACGGATTCCGATTGGATTTTGTCCGCGGATTTCAGGAATCTTTTGTCGCGGATTGGGTGAACAACCTCCCCGCGGTAAACGGCAAGCAGCCTTTTATTGTCGGAGAATATTGGGGAGCCGATTACAGGATAAAGGACTGGGTAAACACCGTAGCCGGTTTAGGTGCGGATGTCGACGCTTTTGATTTCCCCTTGAAAAATACATTAACGGCAATGTGCAATGGCGACGGCTCCTTCGACATGGCAAACCTAAATCATGCTGGGATGGTCAGGAATAATAACGGAAACTCCTTACCGGGCACCTCGGTCGTCACATTTTTAGACAATCATGACACGGGAAAAGAGCATGACAAATGGGTCACGAAAGACTTTCATTTAGGATACGCCTATATCCTTACGCATGAAGGAAAACCCTGCGTCTTTTATCCTCACTTTTACGCTATCACACAACAGGATGCGCATGGAAACAGCGCCACCGTAACCGCACCCCAATGGCTGAAAAACAGCATACGGCAATTGATCCAGATCCGTAAAAATTATCTGGGAGGTGTTATTACCGTATTGAGCCAATCGGGCAACCCCTATCCCCCCGCACATACGGGAAATGTATATATTGCCCGCAGACAGGGGAACGGAGTAAAAGACGGAGCAATCATCGTGCTGAACAATCATGCCGGTGAGACCAAATCCATGTGGGTTTCGGTCAATGCACAGGGTTTTTCCGACTGGACAGGACAACGGTTAGTAAACGTGCTGGATACAACGGAAAAAATTACGGTACAGGCGGACGGGAGAGCTGAATTTTCCGCTCCGGCAAGAGGTTACAGCATTTGGGTTAAAGAGACGGATTTAATACAATAGACACTATGAAACGGACAACACTTTTCTCCCTGCTCCTGTCGCTGACCTGTGCGCTGCAAGCCCAACAGGTAAAGGTCGAACCCGCTTTCTGGTGGAGCGGCATGCAGGAAACCGAGCTGCAGCTGATGGTCTCCGGCAAGGACATCGCATCGTATAAGGCCGCGGTCACGGCAAAAGGGGTGTACTTGAAAGAGACGGTTACGCTGGAAAGCCCCAACTACCGGATTTTGTACTTGGATATTTCCGACAGTGCTCCGCAAAAGTTCGAAATCGTTTTTACCAACGGAAAGCGGGAAATTACCCATAACTACGAACTCAAACCGCGAGACCCGGAACGGCTGAACATACAAAGTTTCAACTCGTCCGACGTGCTCTACCTGATCATGCCGGACCGGTTTGCCAACGGCAATCCCGATAACGACCAAATTGCTATGCGGATGCCCTACAAGGTGGACCGCAACGACCCCAATGCCCGCCACGGCGGCGACCTGAAAGGTATTTCCGACCGTTTGGATTACCTTGCCGACCTGGGCGTAACCGCCATCTGGCTCAACCCGGTGCTGGAGAACGACATGGAGGGCGGTTCGTACCACGGATACGCCACCACCGATTACTACCGCGTGGATCCCCGGTTCGGCACCAACGAGGAGTACCGTCAACTGATAAGCGACGCTCATGACAAAGGGATGAAGGTGGTGATGGACATGATTTTCAACCATTGCGGCAGCGATCACCCTTGGATGAAAGACGTGCCCTCACACGATTGGTTCAACAACATGGGTGAATATGTGCAGACTTCGCACATGAAAGAGATGTATTTCGATCCCTACGCCTCGGAATACGATAAAAAGAAAATGACCGACGGCTGGTTCGTGCCCACCATGCCCGACCTGAACCAGCGCAACCGGCACGTGGCGAAATACCTCATCCAGAACAGTATCTGGTGGATCGAATATGCCGGGGTGGACGGCATCCGGCAGGATACCTACCCCTACGCCGATTACGATATGATGGCCGACTGGTGCAATGCTGTCTATAAAGAATATCCATCATTCAATATCGTGGGAGAAGCGTGGTTGAACAATACCATAGGAACAGCTTTCTGGCAGAAAGACAGCCCCCTCAACCCAAATAACACCCACCTCAAATCGGTGATGGACTTCCGTTTCATGGGACTGTCACACACAGCCTTCTTCGAAGAAACTACCGAGTGGAACGGGGGGCTGCACAATATCTACGATCACATGACCTACGACTTCATCTATCCCGATATCTGCAACGTTCTCCGTTTCTTAGATAACCATGATACAGACCGCATCCTGAAAGAGTATCCTTTAGATCTCTCAGCCTGGAAGCAGGCGATCACCTTCCTGCTTACCATGACTGGCACCCCACAGATCTACTACGGCACCGAATTACTGATGCACGGCAATAAAAGCCGCAGCGACGGGGACATCCGGCACGATATGCCAGGTGGCTGGCCCAGTGATACGACAAATCATTTCACCCGTGAAGGACGCGATGACATCCAGAACGAAGCTTTCGACTTTCTAAAAAAAGTTTTGCACTGGCGACAAGGGAAAAAGGTAATATCCAGCGGTGGTATGAAACATTACGTGCTCCAAAAAGGTGTCTATGTCTATGAACGGTTTTTGAATGATGAGAAAGTGTTGGTAGTGATGAACGGCACGTCAGGAGAGGTCACAATAGACCTTGGCCGTTATGCTGAGTCTATACAAGGCAAAAGCAGTTGGAAGGAGCTCCTTTCTGGAAAAACAGTCACTTTTGGTGAAACGCTGACACTCGCCCCGAAAGATGTGCTTATACTAGAATAACCAAGCAATGGTTTCTAAAGGTGTGTGAACCCAATCTACCACACTGAAAATATTAATTTTTAAAAAAAACGACAATGCAGATATCTTCAAAAGTAATTTATTTGCTATTTTTCCTGCTCCTTGCCCTCTCATGTGGGAAGGACCCTGTGGTACCACCGGAACCACCGGAACCACCAGTCACCATCAAAGAGGGGCTTTCATGGAGCATTGCAACACCAGATGCTGACAAGGAGCTGACTATCTGGTTCAAGGCTTCTGCAGGCTCACCTCTCTACAACTATACAGGTGATGTTTATATACATACCGGCGTGGTGAGTGAAGGAACCTGGCGATATGTCCCTGCAGAATGGAATGAAAATATCGCGAAATGCAAGATGACCAGTGTTGCAAACGAAAAATTCACCTGGAGCATCAAGCTGGGGCCAACCATCCGTGAATGGTTCAGCTCAGGAAATACCCCTGTAAATAAGATAGGGATTGTAATACGAAATTCCGATGGGACAAAGAAGGGATTCCAGGAAGATAAGTTCATAGAAAATATTACCGACAACAAATTCAAAACGTTTCAGCCTGGTGCCGTAAAAAACGGGACTATGCCTGCAGACATGGAGTATGGCATCAACATAGTGGATAACTCAACAGTCACTCTGGTACTGTATGATAAAGACAAAAACGGGGCACGCAAAGATTATGCACATGTGACTGGTGATTTCAACAACTGGACACTTAGTAACGACGAAAAATCACAGATGTTCCGCGATGAGGCGGCTGGGTGCTGGTGGATAACTCTCACCGGCCTGGATCAGGAGAAAGAGTATGGATTCCAGTATTACATTGGGGACAGGGAAAGAGAACCGATTCGTGTAGCCGATCCTTATACCCGCAAAGTGCTGGATCCTGATAACGACCACTATATACCCTACTCTACATACCCGGAAAACAAGATCTACCCTGAAGGAGCTAACGGCATAGTATCTGTTTTTAAAATCCGACAGGATAACTACAACTGGCAGGTGCCCGATTTCAAAACGCCCGCTACCGACAATCTGACAATTTACGAACTGCATTTCCGCGACTTTACAGCCTCCGGCGATATCAACGGCGCCATGGAGAAACTGGATTACCTGCAATCGCTCGGCGTAAACGCCATCGAACTGATGCCCGTGCAGGAATTCGACGGGAACGACAGCTGGGGTTACAATCCCTGCTTCTATTTCGCGATGGACAAAGCCTACGGCACCGACCGGATGTACAAGCAGTTTATCGACGCGTGTCACAAACGGGGTATGGCCGTCATTTTCGACGTGGTCTATAACCACGCCACCGGTGCCCATCCGTTTGCCCGGATGTGGTGGGATGCCGAAAACAACAAGACCGCCGCCAACAATCCCTACTTCAATACGGATGCTCCCCACCCCTACTCCGTTTTTCACGACTTCAACCACGAATCGCCCCTGGCGCGCGCCTTCGTGAAACGAAACCTCCGGTTCCTGCTGGAGGAATACCGCATCGACGGCTTCCGTTTCGATTTGACCAAAGGATTTACTCAAAACCGAAGCACCGAGGCCACAGCCGGCAACTACGACGCTTCGCGCGTGGCCATCATCAAGGATTACAACAGCGCCATCAAGGAGGTCAAAGCGGATGCGCTCGTGATTCTCGAACATTTTTGCGATAATATGGAAGAGACCGAACTGGGCGACGCCGGCATGATGGTTTGGCGCAATATGAATTGGGCTTATTGCCAATCGGCAATGGGATATCCGAGCGAGTCGGGATTCGACGGGACCTATTACAAAACCTCATCCCGCCCGGCAAACAGTCTGGTAAGCTACATGGAAAGCCATGATGAAGAACGAGCGGCTTACAAACAGAGTCAATGGGGGAATGGTATTATTAAAACCGACCTGGCCGCACGGATGAACCAGCTGGCAGCCAACGCCGCCTTCTTCTTCACCGTGCCCGGTCCAAAGATGGTGTGGCAGTTCGGAGAGATGGGTTACGACGTAAGCATTGATTATAACGGCCGTACCGGCAAGAAGCCGGTCAAATGGGACTACCTGAATAATGCCGAACGGAAGCAGTTGCACGATGTGTACACCCGGCTGATCAGACTGCGCAATACCCATCCCGAACTGTTCAATGCCACCGCCACGCTGGAGTGGAAAGTAACGCCGTCGTTCTGGGACAACGGCCGCTTCCTGACGCTCTCCTCATTCGGAAACGCCAAGCAAATAGTGGTCACGGGCAATTTCACCAATGCCCCCGTCAACACCACCACCTCATTTCCGAAAACCGGCACCTGGTACAACTATCTGAACGGATCGGAAACGCTGAATGTGACGGAAACGACAATGAACATCACCGTCCCTGCCAACAGTTTCAGAATATTCTCCACATTCACGGAATAACATCAGACAAGATACTCCCCATTAAAACCCGTTCGCCGTGAGAGTGGTATTTCCCTAACTATGTAGTAGGAATTATATTATGTTTAAAATTACAATTCATGTTGTATAATCAGGAACGGGACGATGCAAGGATCAGCGAGTCTCCTTTCAATGCTAAAACCTGTTGTGCGCTTTGCAGGCTGTCCAGTTGAAGCATCACCCGTTGCTGAACAACCCGGAAGCTATCCATCAGCTCCTGTTTCACAGGTCGACTGGGTGGTGACTCTATTGTGAGAGGGTTCACCGGACGGTTGTGCTTATGTACACGAAAGTCGAGATGAGGCCCTGTTGACAATCCGCTTGATCCTACATAACCTATAACCTCTCCCTGCTTCACGGAACTACCCCTGCCGATTCCTGAGGCAAATCGGCTCAGGTGCATGTAGGTGGTAGTATAGGTTGAATTATGGCGTATCTTTAAATAGTTCCCTGCCCCACCGGACTGATACCCTTTTTCTATAACCAGTCCATCGCCTATTGTTTTGACGGGTGTACCCCTGGGCGCAGCATAGTCCACCCCATGATGAGGCCGGTACCGCTTGAGTACCGGATGATAACGTGAATTGGAAAAACGGGAC
Protein-coding sequences here:
- a CDS encoding alpha-amylase family glycosyl hydrolase; this encodes MQISSKVIYLLFFLLLALSCGKDPVVPPEPPEPPVTIKEGLSWSIATPDADKELTIWFKASAGSPLYNYTGDVYIHTGVVSEGTWRYVPAEWNENIAKCKMTSVANEKFTWSIKLGPTIREWFSSGNTPVNKIGIVIRNSDGTKKGFQEDKFIENITDNKFKTFQPGAVKNGTMPADMEYGINIVDNSTVTLVLYDKDKNGARKDYAHVTGDFNNWTLSNDEKSQMFRDEAAGCWWITLTGLDQEKEYGFQYYIGDREREPIRVADPYTRKVLDPDNDHYIPYSTYPENKIYPEGANGIVSVFKIRQDNYNWQVPDFKTPATDNLTIYELHFRDFTASGDINGAMEKLDYLQSLGVNAIELMPVQEFDGNDSWGYNPCFYFAMDKAYGTDRMYKQFIDACHKRGMAVIFDVVYNHATGAHPFARMWWDAENNKTAANNPYFNTDAPHPYSVFHDFNHESPLARAFVKRNLRFLLEEYRIDGFRFDLTKGFTQNRSTEATAGNYDASRVAIIKDYNSAIKEVKADALVILEHFCDNMEETELGDAGMMVWRNMNWAYCQSAMGYPSESGFDGTYYKTSSRPANSLVSYMESHDEERAAYKQSQWGNGIIKTDLAARMNQLAANAAFFFTVPGPKMVWQFGEMGYDVSIDYNGRTGKKPVKWDYLNNAERKQLHDVYTRLIRLRNTHPELFNATATLEWKVTPSFWDNGRFLTLSSFGNAKQIVVTGNFTNAPVNTTTSFPKTGTWYNYLNGSETLNVTETTMNITVPANSFRIFSTFTE